In Humulus lupulus chromosome 7, drHumLupu1.1, whole genome shotgun sequence, the following are encoded in one genomic region:
- the LOC133789234 gene encoding F-box/kelch-repeat protein At3g23880-like, giving the protein MDMATKWCDMPEWMLEEIFSWLPPEHLMRFKCVSKSWYSLIILLVKNPIFVKKHLGNIYSNNKMPSTRNLVFCCYRPGYWPNPDLEFWSPYELYSLVTMYNDDNESNDVFIYVSESFDMPIPRTELDMSCVLGCHCNGIICLCGSHKAILLCNLAMKEFRTLPKPYPPLGDFVFVVVGIGFYYDSRVNDYKVIRFGCERLFPGSVVNPKPRADIYSMATDSWRRVETQLEFDGLPYPGEQVFCKGVFYWSMWTSAYFIISFDVFDEGLCRIPLPDSLFETQIEQLKLALWNESVVLFFYPGERGSPISIQVWELDDCHGGVKGSCSWIKKLIIGPLVDVVTPWTFWKSDELLLEATGGGLVSYNLSSQMLRNLTIPEAGRIVRWEFSYVKSLVSVHGEEQAG; this is encoded by the coding sequence ATGGATATGGCGACGAAGTGGTGTGATATGCCGGAATGGATGTTGGAGGAAATATTTTCATGGCTGCCTCCGGAGCATTTGATGCGTTTCAAATGCGTGAGTAAGTCTTGGTATAGTCTTATCATATTACTTGTGAAAAACCCAATTTTCGTGAAGAAGCACCTTGGCAATATTTACAGCAACAACAAGATGCCCTCTACTAGGAATTTAGTTTTCTGTTGCTATCGACCTGGTTACTGGCCTAATCCGGATTTGGAATTTTGGAGCCCTTATGAACTTTACTCATTGGTTACTATGTACAATGATGATAATGAGAGTAATGATGTTTTTATTTATGTCAGTGAGAGTTTTGATATGCCAATTCCTCGGACTGAATTGGATATGTCTTGTGTGTTGGGGTGTCACTGTAATGGGATCATTTGTCTTTGTGGTTCTCACAAAGCAATACTGTTATGCAACCTTGCAATGAAAGAATTCAGAACTCTTCCGAAACCGTATCCACCTCTTGGTGACTTTGTGTTTGTGGTGGTAGGAATAGGATTTTACTATGACTCCAGAGTAAATGATTACAAAGTCATTAGATTTGGGTGTGAGAGGTTGTTTCCTGGTAGTGTAGTGAATCCCAAACCCAGGGCTGACATATATAGTATGGCCACTGATTCTTGGAGAAGGGTTGAGACTCAGTTGGAATTTGATGGTCTTCCATATCCTGGGGAGCAAGTATTTTGCAAAGGAGTTTTCTACTGGTCTATGTGGACTAGTGCCTACTTTATCATTTCTTTTGATGTATTTGATGAGGGACTCTGCAGAATACCATTGCCAGATAGTCTTTTTGAGACACAAATTGAACAGCTTAAACTAGCTTTGTGGAATGAATCTGTTGTCTTGTTTTTCTATCCTGGAGAAAGAGGGTCTCCAATTTCGATTCAAGTATGGGAATTGGATGACTGCCATGGAGGTGTTAAGGGCTCTTGTTCTTGGATAAAGAAACTAATCATTGGACCGCTGGTGGACGTTGTGACTCCATGGACGTTCTGGAAGAGTGACGAGCTCCTCTTAGAAGCCACTGGTGGTGGGTTAGTCTCATACAATCTTAGCAGCCAAATGCTGAGAAATCTTACTATTCCAGAGGCAGGAAGAATAGTGCGTTGGGAATTTTCATATGTGAAGAGTTTGGTTTCAGTACATGGTGAGGAACAAGCCGGTTGA
- the LOC133792648 gene encoding uncharacterized protein LOC133792648 yields the protein MSIAEVPSLISSPVSKDWGKQHSVSKASMDPYMQCRLATQDEGSAGPFVDLLTNNTSKKKTRGPTQMRDIWGNHDGKKIQITCNDFGQPHDENANKLTSFIGTLVRDGKNAPINYKNWHEVPDKYKDGMWKIIQEKFDIPPLVKNWTMRTCGKQLRNWKSYLKTTYYSEHLYFEEQKKYKDKRVYDGQWEKLIKYWATEDSKSKCAKNKTSRGEKKYNHTTGTKSFAQIRALQKEDGGSTPTRASMFKICYTKKDKSVVDENTKEAMLRLQEKEELNEDASKEKSMNDTFFEVMGKEKHGSVRMYGFGVCPSDVWENKSTWRRNQNEYVDALKSKINELTSQVQTLSNKQNNVNDISIVQVEAPNHNDNVTSSQLAKSACPSRNKEPQRRLLFSSSSYDTPVAEVGEVVNLKSVTNDPQTIAIGLVSSKDPSKEVGGKELGDFFSEVIVQVPIQPNEQLIRAYGCFKTIGEVVGAPIAWPTTFVISRESDTQLHDSMM from the exons ATGTCGATAGCTGAAGTGCCGAGCTTGATATCAAGTCCAGTCTCGAAAGATTGGGGCAAGCAACATTCAGTTTCGAAGGCGA GTATGGATCCATATATGCAATGTAGATTGGCTACACAAGACGAAGGTAGTGCTGGACCATTTGTAGATTTGTTGACAAATAATACTAGTAAAAAGAAAACTCGAGGTCCTACACAAATGCGTGATATTTGGGGTAATCATGAtggtaaaaaaatacaaattacaTGTAACGATTTTGGGCAGCCACATGATGAAAATGCAAACAAACTTACAAGCTTTATTGGGACATTAGTACGAGATGGAAAAAATGCTCCAATTAACTACAAGAATTGGCATGAGGTACCTGATAAGTACAAAGATGGAATGTGGAAAATCATACAG GAAAAATTTGACATTCCTCCTCTTGTGAAGAATTGGACTATGAGGACTTGTGGCAAGCAACTTAGAAATTGGAAATCTTACCTTAAGACTACTTATTATTCGGAGCACTTATATTTTGAGGAGCAAAAAAAATATAAGGACAAAAGAGTATATGATGGTCAATGGGAGAAATTGATAAAATATTGGGCAACAGAAGATTCAAAG AGTAAGTGTGCTAAAAACAAGACTAGTCGTGGAGAAAAAAAATACAACCATACAACTGGCACAAAGAGTTTTGCACAAATTAGAGCATTGCAg AAGGAGGATGGTGGAAGTACACCCACACGTGCATCTATGTTTAAAATTTGCTACACAAAGAAGGATAAGAGTGTTGTTGATGAAAACACAAAAGAAGCAATG ttACGATTACAAGAGAAAGAAGAATTGAATGAAGATGCTTCAAAAGAAAAGAGTATGAATGACACTTTTTTTGAAGTTATGGGTAAAGAAAAACATGGATCAGTTCGCATGTATGGATTTGGTGTTTGTCCATCTGATGTGTGGGAAAACAAATCCACTTGGAGGCGAAATCAAAATGAGTATGTAGATGCCCTGAAATCTAAAATTAATGAGTTAACATCTCAAGTTCAAACTCTTTCGAACAAACAAAACAATGTCAATGACATATCTATTGTACAAGTTGAG GCTCCGAATCATAATGACAATGTCACGTCTTCACAACTG GCCAAAAGTGCTTGTCCGTCACGTAACAAAGAACCACAACGTCGACTATTGTTTTCATCTTCATCATATGATACTCCTGTTGCTGAA GTCGGAGAAGTGGTTAATCTTAAGAGTGTCACTAATGATCCTCAAACAATTGCTATCGGCCTAGTTAGTAGTAAGGATCCATCAAAAGAAGTTGGAGGGAAAGAGCTCGGAGATTTCTTTTCAGAAGTTATTGTTCAAGTTCCTATCCAACCTAACGAGCAATTAATTAGAGCATATGGATGTTTTAAGACAATTGGTGAAGTTGTTGGAGCACCTATTGCATGGCCGACGACATTTGTG ATTTCACGAGAATCAGATACACAACTCCATGACTCAATGATGTGA